One window from the genome of Hyalangium ruber encodes:
- the epsZ gene encoding exopolysaccharide biosynthesis polyisoprenyl-phosphate hexose-1-phosphate transferase EpsZ has product MQSASVPKEVSENTASVEPVHPPAVVEVPRLVAAAPSKPVRGRLAPGFAAKLNLLVDLLLVVASLLGSTLLMGHSIQVGNLDLWLLLGMAGLGWLLVGTALCLYDPRFSDRAPLDDLALVSITVVSITGVLYLERLLIAGGMPVVALSFFPLLLWMSVVGLRQMVFRRLAVREEPLDEALILGIGAMGRLTGEHLSTMGRRRVTGYLAFSNDKVAATSPQPQLGRVDQLEQVLCQLPVDIVYISGNVQKHGQEMQAAIKLCERFGIPFALPAHPFRMDRARPEQTHAVSDGYLHFVTHAPAPHQMAIKRLFDISASAAALLVLSPLLLAVALIIKVTSRGPVFFKQQRVGLHGKTFNMLKFRSMVVNAEELKAKLEAMNEQTGPVFKIKNDPRITPIGRFIRKYSIDELPQLLNVLRGEMSVVGPRPPLPKEVEKYAAWQRRRLSVRPGLTCIWQVSGRNQISFEEWMYLDMQYIDNWTLLTDFSLILKTVPVVITGNGAS; this is encoded by the coding sequence ATGCAATCCGCATCGGTCCCAAAAGAAGTCTCCGAAAATACTGCCTCGGTGGAGCCCGTGCATCCGCCCGCGGTCGTAGAGGTGCCTCGACTCGTGGCGGCGGCTCCATCCAAGCCGGTGCGCGGGCGGCTGGCGCCGGGCTTCGCCGCGAAGCTGAACCTGCTGGTGGATCTGCTGTTGGTGGTGGCCTCGCTGCTGGGCTCGACGTTGTTGATGGGACACTCCATCCAGGTGGGCAACCTGGACCTGTGGCTGCTGCTGGGCATGGCGGGCCTGGGCTGGCTGCTGGTGGGCACGGCGCTGTGCCTCTATGACCCGCGCTTCTCGGACCGCGCGCCGCTGGATGACCTGGCGCTGGTGTCCATCACGGTGGTGTCGATCACGGGGGTGCTCTACCTGGAGCGCCTGCTCATCGCCGGCGGCATGCCGGTGGTGGCGCTGAGCTTCTTCCCGCTGCTGCTCTGGATGAGCGTGGTGGGCCTGCGGCAGATGGTGTTCCGCCGGCTGGCGGTGCGCGAGGAGCCGTTGGACGAGGCGCTCATCCTCGGCATCGGCGCCATGGGCCGGCTCACCGGCGAGCACCTGTCCACCATGGGTCGCCGCCGCGTCACCGGCTACCTGGCCTTCTCCAATGACAAGGTGGCGGCCACCTCTCCCCAGCCGCAGCTGGGCCGGGTGGATCAGCTCGAGCAGGTGCTCTGCCAGCTTCCGGTGGACATCGTCTACATCTCCGGCAACGTGCAGAAGCACGGCCAGGAGATGCAGGCGGCCATCAAGCTGTGCGAGCGCTTCGGTATCCCGTTCGCCCTGCCGGCGCATCCCTTCCGCATGGACCGGGCGCGCCCCGAGCAGACGCACGCGGTGTCCGACGGCTACCTGCACTTCGTCACCCACGCGCCCGCGCCGCACCAGATGGCCATCAAGCGCCTGTTCGACATCAGCGCCTCGGCCGCCGCGCTGCTGGTGCTCTCGCCGCTGCTGCTGGCGGTGGCACTGATCATCAAGGTCACCTCGCGCGGCCCCGTCTTCTTCAAGCAGCAGCGGGTGGGCCTGCACGGCAAGACCTTCAACATGCTCAAGTTCCGCTCCATGGTGGTCAACGCCGAGGAGCTGAAGGCCAAGCTGGAGGCGATGAACGAGCAGACCGGCCCGGTCTTCAAGATCAAGAACGACCCGCGAATCACTCCTATCGGGCGCTTCATCCGCAAGTACTCCATCGACGAGCTGCCGCAGCTGCTCAACGTGCTGCGCGGTGAGATGAGCGTGGTGGGCCCGCGCCCGCCGCTGCCGAAGGAAGTGGAGAAGTACGCGGCCTGGCAGCGCCGCCGGCTGTCGGTGCGGCCGGGGCTCACCTGCATCTGGCAGGTGTCTGGGCGCAACCAGATCTCCTTCGAGGAGTGGATGTACCTGGACATGCAGTACATCGATAACTGGACCCTGCTGACCGACTTCAGCCTCATCCTGAAGACGGTGCCGGTGGTGATCACCGGCAACGGGGCCAGCTAG
- a CDS encoding glycosyltransferase family 4 protein, translating to MPQDSAFIAVGEPLSRVNDALEKKGPLGEFAAMSRGVFTQVLSMAQRGLNPASNVDCARFALEAWRATRERQNILLGEEFPGLQFLAWDALLSRRKRRIVLLVHNVSSKKRWLALSKLGLARRLHHVLCLSPHSRDVLVEQYGIPRERITVLYSRVDTAYFQPQPEQPSKRLVCAAGAVNRDYESLISAAEGLDAEVKIAADTAWRYSVAGKSEAQARALPPNVEMRSWGNYANLRQLYAESRAVVVPLARPIISGITVALEGMAMGKPVILTRNPYVEGFIEDGVTGFHVEPGNPDQLRERIRWLLDHPQEAEAMGQRARQKAERDFSVERYVERILSPF from the coding sequence ATGCCGCAAGACTCCGCATTCATCGCCGTGGGCGAGCCGCTGAGCCGCGTCAACGACGCGCTGGAGAAGAAGGGCCCACTGGGCGAGTTCGCGGCGATGAGCCGCGGGGTGTTCACCCAGGTCCTCTCCATGGCGCAGCGTGGGCTGAACCCGGCCTCGAACGTGGACTGCGCCCGGTTCGCGCTGGAGGCGTGGCGCGCGACGCGCGAGCGCCAGAACATCCTCCTGGGCGAGGAGTTCCCGGGCCTGCAGTTCCTGGCGTGGGACGCGCTGCTGAGCCGCCGCAAGCGCCGCATCGTCCTGCTGGTCCACAACGTGTCGAGCAAGAAGCGCTGGCTGGCGCTCTCCAAGCTGGGGCTGGCCCGGCGGCTGCACCACGTACTGTGCCTGTCGCCGCACAGCCGGGACGTGCTGGTGGAGCAGTACGGCATCCCCCGCGAGCGAATCACCGTCCTCTACTCGCGGGTGGACACAGCCTACTTCCAGCCCCAGCCCGAGCAGCCGAGCAAGCGTCTGGTGTGCGCGGCCGGCGCGGTGAACCGCGACTACGAGTCGCTGATCAGCGCGGCCGAGGGGCTGGACGCGGAGGTGAAGATCGCCGCGGACACGGCGTGGCGCTACTCGGTCGCGGGCAAGAGCGAGGCCCAGGCGCGAGCGTTGCCGCCGAACGTGGAGATGCGCTCCTGGGGCAACTACGCCAACCTGCGCCAGCTCTACGCCGAGTCCCGGGCGGTGGTGGTGCCGCTGGCCCGCCCCATCATCAGCGGCATCACCGTGGCCCTGGAGGGCATGGCCATGGGCAAGCCCGTCATCCTCACCCGCAACCCCTATGTGGAGGGGTTCATCGAGGACGGGGTGACGGGCTTCCACGTGGAGCCTGGCAACCCTGATCAGCTGCGTGAGCGCATCCGCTGGCTGCTGGATCATCCCCAGGAGGCCGAGGCGATGGGCCAGCGCGCGCGACAGAAGGCGGAGCGGGACTTCTCCGTGGAGCGCTACGTGGAGCGCATCCTCAGCCCGTTTTGA
- a CDS encoding response regulator, with the protein MAGQILIVDDERDIRRLLLEMLSGEGHEVTEAANGAEAMERLRGASFDLVMTDVRMPSMNGLELLRRVREVSPSTEVIVATAYAELDTAIACIRAGAFDLLRKPFQLQELFTCVSRALDRRRFNVSTELVRLSQALFEKNTLEELPRAIAESVRSFMVSDAAMLALPDADGKLQVAHAYGLVDEAESALCLSLGEQISRTLSADRTPAVLGPLGADWRFEKFPPLPPDLSMLLLPLVAGERFLGLLVVLRRSRSRPLNRGELDRASLLIAHAVLALENGRMAGQLSASERMASMGLVAAGISHEINNPASYVLSNLNYIQQGLTAMGRSMGQEPSGAWGEVLAWGPRQQEEFEGVQQAVAEAYEGIKRICEIVRDMRTISRMDDASAGWFDLNEAIRSALRITRAEATPAATVIVELAEGLEVKGSPGRVSQVFSNLIINAAQALSEWSGPRRELRVTSRLMGERVVVEVADTGPGIAPEHLSRVFQPFFTTKGLTTGTGLGLSISRDIVRRLGGDIEVSSVKGVGTIFTVALPARPIQRS; encoded by the coding sequence ATGGCCGGACAGATTCTGATCGTCGATGACGAGAGGGACATCCGCCGGCTCCTCCTGGAGATGCTCTCCGGAGAAGGTCACGAGGTGACCGAAGCGGCCAACGGGGCCGAGGCGATGGAGCGGCTGCGCGGGGCCTCGTTCGACCTGGTCATGACGGATGTGCGGATGCCGAGCATGAACGGGTTGGAGCTCTTGCGCCGGGTGCGCGAGGTGTCTCCCTCCACGGAGGTGATCGTCGCCACGGCGTACGCGGAGCTGGACACGGCCATCGCGTGCATCCGTGCGGGCGCCTTCGACCTGCTGCGCAAGCCGTTCCAGTTGCAGGAGCTGTTCACCTGCGTGTCCCGGGCGCTCGACCGGCGCCGCTTCAACGTGTCCACGGAGCTGGTGCGGCTGAGCCAGGCGCTCTTCGAGAAGAACACGCTGGAGGAGCTGCCGCGCGCCATCGCCGAGAGCGTGCGCTCCTTCATGGTCTCGGACGCGGCGATGCTGGCGCTGCCGGACGCGGACGGGAAGCTCCAGGTGGCACACGCCTACGGGCTCGTGGACGAGGCCGAGAGCGCTCTGTGCCTGTCGCTGGGGGAGCAGATCTCCCGCACGCTGTCGGCCGACCGCACGCCCGCGGTGCTCGGGCCGCTGGGCGCCGACTGGCGCTTCGAGAAGTTCCCGCCGCTGCCGCCCGACTTGTCGATGCTGTTGTTGCCGCTGGTGGCCGGGGAGCGCTTCCTGGGGCTGCTCGTGGTGCTGCGACGCTCCCGGAGTCGCCCGCTGAACCGGGGCGAGCTGGACCGCGCCTCGCTGCTCATCGCGCACGCGGTGCTGGCGCTGGAGAACGGGCGGATGGCGGGCCAGCTCTCGGCCTCCGAGCGCATGGCTTCGATGGGGTTGGTGGCGGCGGGCATCAGCCATGAGATCAACAACCCCGCCTCCTACGTGCTCAGCAACCTGAACTACATCCAGCAGGGGCTGACGGCGATGGGCCGGAGCATGGGCCAGGAGCCGAGCGGGGCCTGGGGCGAGGTGCTCGCGTGGGGGCCGCGCCAGCAGGAGGAGTTCGAGGGGGTGCAGCAGGCGGTGGCCGAGGCGTACGAGGGCATCAAGCGCATCTGCGAAATCGTCCGGGACATGCGGACCATCTCGCGGATGGACGATGCGTCGGCGGGGTGGTTCGACCTGAACGAGGCGATCCGCTCGGCGCTGCGAATCACGCGGGCGGAGGCGACGCCGGCGGCCACGGTGATTGTCGAGCTGGCCGAGGGGTTGGAGGTGAAGGGCAGCCCAGGGCGGGTCTCCCAGGTGTTCAGCAACCTCATCATCAACGCGGCGCAGGCGCTGTCGGAGTGGAGTGGCCCGCGGCGCGAGCTGCGCGTCACCTCGCGGTTGATGGGCGAGCGCGTGGTGGTGGAGGTGGCGGACACGGGACCGGGGATTGCCCCCGAGCACTTGTCGCGGGTCTTCCAGCCCTTCTTCACCACCAAGGGGCTGACGACGGGCACGGGGCTGGGGCTGTCCATCAGCCGGGACATCGTGCGCCGGCTGGGCGGGGACATCGAGGTGAGCAGCGTGAAGGGGGTAGGCACCATCTTCACGGTGGCCTTGCCGGCCCGCCCCATCCAGCGCTCCTGA